The genomic segment AGGTCTCCAGGGTCGGCGGGGGCGTGCCCGCGGTGCTGATCAGGGCCAGATCCGCGGTGCCCGCGCGCAGGCGTTCCATGAGGCGGTCGGAGGTGTCCTCGAGGAGGGTGATCTCCACGCCGGGGTGGTGGTGGTGGAACGCGGACAGCGCGTCGAAGAGCGGGGTGACCGTGCACGCCGTCACCATGCCGACCACGAGCCGACCGCGGATCAGGCCGTTCACCTCGTCCACCGCCTGCCGCACGGCGTCCACGGCGGCCAGCGCCGAGCGGGCGTGGCGCAGAGCGGCGCGGCCGGCCGGGGTGAGCCTCGTGCTGCGGCCCGAGCGGTCGAACAGGGACGTGCCGAGGTCGTGCTCCAACTGCCGGATCTGGGCGCTCACTCCGGACTGGCTGATGTGCACGCGCTCCGCTGCGCGCGTGAAGTTCTCCTCTTCGGCCACCGCCACGAAGTATTCGAGCTGCCTTAGTTCCATGGCTCTGAATTCTAGTAAGGCGTGCAGTTAGGTGTGTTGCTTCTGGTTGAATTCCGGTTGAGGGGGCGTCGAGCGTCTGTCCAGTGGCGTCTTGTCAAGCTCTTTGTGGGATTTGGCTTGATTGTGTGTGAGTCTGGCGTGCGTGGTCGCTGTCACAGTGGCCCCTGGGGGTACCGGAGCGGTAATTTAAGTAAACAACTATTCCCGGTTCCGGTGTCGTTGCGAGTTCCGTTTACGGATGGGAGCGGTGAGCGCGGTGAAGGGAATATTTGAATCCGCTTTGCGGGGGTGAGGATTTCCCCCGCGTGCGGGCGAACTCTGAACAGGGGGCGACGGGTTCATATGCATGCCAAAGAGAAGAAACCTTGGGAAATTCGACCGCATTCTCTGCCGGTCGAGCGGATAGCCGTCGATCTGTTGTGGTCGGCCGACTCGCCGCGGCTCGTGGGTGAGAACGCCGACCACATACGTGTTCTCGCCGAGGCCGGGTCGGATCTGCCGCCCATCCTCGTCCACCGGCCGAC from the Streptomyces venezuelae genome contains:
- a CDS encoding LysR family transcriptional regulator; the encoded protein is MELRQLEYFVAVAEEENFTRAAERVHISQSGVSAQIRQLEHDLGTSLFDRSGRSTRLTPAGRAALRHARSALAAVDAVRQAVDEVNGLIRGRLVVGMVTACTVTPLFDALSAFHHHHPGVEITLLEDTSDRLMERLRAGTADLALISTAGTPPPTLETYEIIREPLVAAMPATHPLCAHPEVTLADLAQHSVVSLPTGTGVRKVFDEACAAAGVHMEIAFQAGAPSAIADLAIRGLGVAILSDSLVSQHRPHLTTRPITDIPTEPVLSLSWSTTDNPALRQLLHHCHTTFSRTAPTPPVPEPQPAL